The Prunus persica cultivar Lovell chromosome G8, Prunus_persica_NCBIv2, whole genome shotgun sequence genome includes a region encoding these proteins:
- the LOC18767272 gene encoding uncharacterized protein LOC18767272, with amino-acid sequence MKNQLLCSSTDESTTDENDEEYWPRSVAANNNCWWRSWGAKFDVKMMKVDPRMRVVRELERLALVATHSHHEGLNELRHKLHMYRSGDFWMPIGGITKENMDIPPLATILLVGFSASGKTSLVNLMYSVLGRSGLVPFAQTSPPETGSYSSNHSSKSRSSMVLKEHNVLRSLRSGFCVFDSRGFEYDQTGEGVEEQVSNWMSDGVRHNQVCLRPGDDAALMEHEEYSASKCVRRRVNCAMVVANMAEIYKALQAGDSKPMEATRQLFCSVNAFTNCNDDERPILILTHGDMLSTEERIEGRLKICESVGVSETSGVYDIVCLTEYGFLAEESDPVSAYAVTEAVYRALLISDRTHSPKKSLEDWALLVLSWIMCFLGSLFALLAQICLKLGRHSKDIY; translated from the exons ATGAAGAACCAGCTGCTCTGTTCCAGCACAGATGAATCAACTACAGACGAGAATGATGAAGAGTACTGGCCAAGATCAGTAGCTGCTAATAATAATTGTTGGTGGAGATCATGGGGTGCAAAGTTTGATGTTAAGATGATGAAGGTTGATCCAAGGATGAGAGTGGTGAGAGAGTTGGAGAGACTGGCTTTGGTGGCAACGCACAGTCATCACGAAGGGCTGAATGAGCTCAGGCACAAGCTGCACATGTATCGATCAGGTGATTTCTGGATGCCTATAGGAGGTATCACTAAGGAAAACATGGACATCCCACCGCTGGCCACAATTCTCTTGGTTGGCTTCTCTGCTTCTGGCAAGACCTCCCTCGTCAACCTTATGTACTCTGTTTTGGGGCGCTCTGGACTCGTACCCTTTGCTCAAACATCACCGCCGGAGACAG GAAGTTATTCTTCAAATCATAGTAGTAAATCTAGATCTAGCATGGTTTTGAAAGAGCACAATGTGCTAAGGTCTTTGCGAAGTGGATTCTGTGTGTTTGACTCGAGGGGATTCGAGTACGACCAAACGGGTGAGGGTGTTGAAGAACAAGTGTCAAATTGGATGAGTGACGGGGTTCGCCATAACCAAGTGTGCTTAAGACCAGGCGACGATGCTGCGTTAATGGAACATGAAGAATATTCGGCTTCAAAGTGTGTGAGGAGGAGAGTGAATTGTGCAATGGTGGTGGCTAACATGGCAGAAATCTACAAGGCATTGCAGGCTGGTGATTCTAAGCCAATGGAGGCCACAAGGCAGCTTTTTTGCTCTGTCAACGCTTTCACAAATTGCA ATGATGATGAGAGGCCTATCTTGATCTTGACACACGGCGACATGTTATCAACTGAGGAGAGGATTGAAGGGCGGCTCAAAATCTGTGAAAGTGTGGGTGTATCGGAGACTAGTGGAGTATATGACATCGTGTGCCTTACCGAGTACGGATTTCTGGCAGAAGAATCAGACCCGGTTTCAGCCTATGCCGTCACTGAAGCAGTGTATAGGGCATTGCTGATATCGGACAGAACCCACTCACCCAAGAAAAGCCTTGAGGACTGGGCATTGCTTGTATTATCCTGGATCATGTGCTTTCTTGGCTCTCTATTTGCTCTGCTTGCTCAGATTTGCCTCAAACTCGGTCGACACAGCAAGGATATATATTAA
- the LOC18768436 gene encoding kynurenine--oxoglutarate transaminase isoform X2 produces MEDKLSSVAKSFAPSPIQELSHLAQRCNAINLAEGFPDFPAPSHIKFAAISAIHSDFNQYRHVPGICDLLANIMKQIHGLNVNPLTDIAICCGQSEAFAAAAFAIIDKGDEVVLFDPCYETYEGCIKMAGGVPVYIALDPPQWTLDPNKFINSFTGRTKAVVLNSPHNPTGKVFTKDELEIIAGECRTRNCLAITDEVYEHITFNSEKHISLASFPGMQERTIITSSLSKTFSVTGWRVGWAIAPAFIASAIRNIHTKLTDSAPAPFQEAALTALGSPPEYFESLRSDYESRRDYIVNLLTRVGFKIQFKPQGALFLFAELPENCKLSDSCRLQFTVYVP; encoded by the exons ATGGAGGATAAGTTATCGAGCGTGGCAAAGAGTTTTGCACCATCGCCCATTCAGGAACTATCCCATCTTGCCCAGAGATGCAACGCCATCAACCTCGCCGAAGGCTTTCCAGACTTCCCTGCACCTTCCCATATCAAATTCGCTGCCATTTCCGCTATTCATTCCGACTTCAATCAATACAG GCATGTACCTGGAATATGTGACCTCCTGGCAAACATAATGAAGCAAATCCATGGATTGAATGTCAACCCTCTTACTGATATAGCTATTTGTTGTGGCCAATCTGAGGCCTTCGCGGCAGCTGCCTTTGCAA TAATAGACAAGGGTGATGAAGTTGTACTGTTTGACCCTTGCTATGAAACATATGAAGGATGCATTAAGATGGCTGGGGGAGTCCCA GTATACATCGCTCTCGACCCACCTCAGTGGACCTTGGACCCTAACAAATTCATCAACTCTTTCACTGGGAGAACAAAAGCTGTAGTACTCAACAG TCCTCACAACCCAACTGGCAAAGTATTCACTAAAGATGAACTTGAGATTATTGCTGGAGAATGCCGCACCAGGAATTGCCTAGCTATAACAGATGAA GTATATGAGCATATAACCTTCAACAGTGAGAAACATATATCCCTTGCATCATTTCCAGGAATGCAAGAGCGGACTATTATCACGTCTTCCTTATCTAAAACGTTCAGTGTAACAG GTTGGAGGGTCGGATGGGCAATTGCTCCAGCTTTCATTGCATCTGCAATCAGAAACATTCATACTAAACTTACAGATTCTGCTCCAGCACCTTTCCAAGAAGCTGCCTTGACTGCTTTGGGAAGCCCCCCTGAATACTTTGAATCATTGAGAAGT GATTATGAATCAAGACGAGACTACATTGTCAATTTGCTAACTAGAGTTGGCTTTAAGATTCAGTTCAAGCCTCAGGGTGCACTCTTTTTATTTGCAGAGCTACCTGAAAATTGCAAACTTTCTGAT TCTTGCAGGCTGCAATTCACAGTCTATGTTCCTTAA
- the LOC18768436 gene encoding kynurenine--oxoglutarate transaminase isoform X1 produces the protein MEDKLSSVAKSFAPSPIQELSHLAQRCNAINLAEGFPDFPAPSHIKFAAISAIHSDFNQYRHVPGICDLLANIMKQIHGLNVNPLTDIAICCGQSEAFAAAAFAIIDKGDEVVLFDPCYETYEGCIKMAGGVPVYIALDPPQWTLDPNKFINSFTGRTKAVVLNSPHNPTGKVFTKDELEIIAGECRTRNCLAITDEVYEHITFNSEKHISLASFPGMQERTIITSSLSKTFSVTGWRVGWAIAPAFIASAIRNIHTKLTDSAPAPFQEAALTALGSPPEYFESLRSDYESRRDYIVNLLTRVGFKIQFKPQGALFLFAELPENCKLSDVDYVKMLIQTAGVVAVPGCGFFHTHLSREKFSLGGYSYQERYIRFAFCKSDQTLASAAKRLGELIDATGCLNPQ, from the exons ATGGAGGATAAGTTATCGAGCGTGGCAAAGAGTTTTGCACCATCGCCCATTCAGGAACTATCCCATCTTGCCCAGAGATGCAACGCCATCAACCTCGCCGAAGGCTTTCCAGACTTCCCTGCACCTTCCCATATCAAATTCGCTGCCATTTCCGCTATTCATTCCGACTTCAATCAATACAG GCATGTACCTGGAATATGTGACCTCCTGGCAAACATAATGAAGCAAATCCATGGATTGAATGTCAACCCTCTTACTGATATAGCTATTTGTTGTGGCCAATCTGAGGCCTTCGCGGCAGCTGCCTTTGCAA TAATAGACAAGGGTGATGAAGTTGTACTGTTTGACCCTTGCTATGAAACATATGAAGGATGCATTAAGATGGCTGGGGGAGTCCCA GTATACATCGCTCTCGACCCACCTCAGTGGACCTTGGACCCTAACAAATTCATCAACTCTTTCACTGGGAGAACAAAAGCTGTAGTACTCAACAG TCCTCACAACCCAACTGGCAAAGTATTCACTAAAGATGAACTTGAGATTATTGCTGGAGAATGCCGCACCAGGAATTGCCTAGCTATAACAGATGAA GTATATGAGCATATAACCTTCAACAGTGAGAAACATATATCCCTTGCATCATTTCCAGGAATGCAAGAGCGGACTATTATCACGTCTTCCTTATCTAAAACGTTCAGTGTAACAG GTTGGAGGGTCGGATGGGCAATTGCTCCAGCTTTCATTGCATCTGCAATCAGAAACATTCATACTAAACTTACAGATTCTGCTCCAGCACCTTTCCAAGAAGCTGCCTTGACTGCTTTGGGAAGCCCCCCTGAATACTTTGAATCATTGAGAAGT GATTATGAATCAAGACGAGACTACATTGTCAATTTGCTAACTAGAGTTGGCTTTAAGATTCAGTTCAAGCCTCAGGGTGCACTCTTTTTATTTGCAGAGCTACCTGAAAATTGCAAACTTTCTGAT gtagATTATGTTAAAATGTTAATACAGACTGCAGGGGTTGTGGCTGTGCCAGGATGTGGATTTTTTCATACACATTTGTCTCGGGAGAAATTTTCTCTGGGAGGTTACAGCTATCAGGAGAGATACATTAGGTTTGCTTTCTGTAAAAGTGATCAGACTTTGGCTTCTGCTGCAAAAAGACTTGGAGAGCTTATTGATGCTACAGGGTGTCTCAATCCGCAATGA
- the LOC18768436 gene encoding kynurenine--oxoglutarate transaminase isoform X3, whose amino-acid sequence MEDKLSSVAKSFAPSPIQELSHLAQRCNAINLAEGFPDFPAPSHIKFAAISAIHSDFNQYRHVPGICDLLANIMKQIHGLNVNPLTDIAICCGQSEAFAAAAFAIIDKGDEVVLFDPCYETYEGCIKMAGGVPVYIALDPPQWTLDPNKFINSFTGRTKAVVLNSPHNPTGKVFTKDELEIIAGECRTRNCLAITDEVYEHITFNSEKHISLASFPGMQERTIITSSLSKTFSVTGWRVGWAIAPAFIASAIRNIHTKLTDSAPAPFQEAALTALGSPPEYFESLRSDYESRRDYIVNLLTRVGFKIQFKPQGALFLFAELPENCKLSDVCLPFTLLVL is encoded by the exons ATGGAGGATAAGTTATCGAGCGTGGCAAAGAGTTTTGCACCATCGCCCATTCAGGAACTATCCCATCTTGCCCAGAGATGCAACGCCATCAACCTCGCCGAAGGCTTTCCAGACTTCCCTGCACCTTCCCATATCAAATTCGCTGCCATTTCCGCTATTCATTCCGACTTCAATCAATACAG GCATGTACCTGGAATATGTGACCTCCTGGCAAACATAATGAAGCAAATCCATGGATTGAATGTCAACCCTCTTACTGATATAGCTATTTGTTGTGGCCAATCTGAGGCCTTCGCGGCAGCTGCCTTTGCAA TAATAGACAAGGGTGATGAAGTTGTACTGTTTGACCCTTGCTATGAAACATATGAAGGATGCATTAAGATGGCTGGGGGAGTCCCA GTATACATCGCTCTCGACCCACCTCAGTGGACCTTGGACCCTAACAAATTCATCAACTCTTTCACTGGGAGAACAAAAGCTGTAGTACTCAACAG TCCTCACAACCCAACTGGCAAAGTATTCACTAAAGATGAACTTGAGATTATTGCTGGAGAATGCCGCACCAGGAATTGCCTAGCTATAACAGATGAA GTATATGAGCATATAACCTTCAACAGTGAGAAACATATATCCCTTGCATCATTTCCAGGAATGCAAGAGCGGACTATTATCACGTCTTCCTTATCTAAAACGTTCAGTGTAACAG GTTGGAGGGTCGGATGGGCAATTGCTCCAGCTTTCATTGCATCTGCAATCAGAAACATTCATACTAAACTTACAGATTCTGCTCCAGCACCTTTCCAAGAAGCTGCCTTGACTGCTTTGGGAAGCCCCCCTGAATACTTTGAATCATTGAGAAGT GATTATGAATCAAGACGAGACTACATTGTCAATTTGCTAACTAGAGTTGGCTTTAAGATTCAGTTCAAGCCTCAGGGTGCACTCTTTTTATTTGCAGAGCTACCTGAAAATTGCAAACTTTCTGATGTATGCTTGCCTTTTACTTTATTGGTCTTATAA
- the LOC18767546 gene encoding endoglucanase 9 — translation MRKDDKWGGAPVEIEAEPATTSDEVKQGWLLKPENKENGGHDHERNIDGKKKKRRMMSKILGSLVSIRSLVVVGVAILVALIIVLVKIAQRNHHHLNSSSPHNYTTALHQALLFFNAQRSGKLPKDNNVSWRGDSCLTDGNSNTKTLVGGYYDAGDASKLSFPASFAMTMLSWSVIEYSAKYEALGELDHVKGIIKWGTDYLLNTFNSSAHSIANVVADVRGGDHDAYSHDCWIRPEDIDHQRTGQECYNCPALAAEMASALASASIVFKDNIKYSQKLVHGADLLFKFATKQQGAKYADGADPSSPLYNSTGFWDEFLWGGSWLYLATGNLSYLQLVTNPDLVGHERALWTDSDNRVLSWDNKHAGAFLLLSRLRLFLSYGYPYEEMLKKFHSQTEETMCSYLPVFSSFRRTKGGLIQLNHGRPKPLQYVVYAAFLAQLYSDYIDAISAPGWYCGPTFYSNVELRRFARTQIDYILGKNPRGISYVVGFSEHFPQHVHHRGASIPHNKIKYGCKGGLKWKNSRTPNPNTIVGAMVAGPDKHDNFQDVRFNYNYTEPSLVGNAGLVAALVALSSGTPAGIDRNSMFYAVPPLTSPPPPPPSPWIP, via the exons atGAGGAAAGATGATAAATGGGGTGGTGCTCCGGTGGAGATAGAGGCAGAGCCAGCGACGACGTCGGATGAGGTGAAGCAAGGTTGGCTGTTGAAgccagaaaataaagaaaatggtgGTCACGACCATGAGAGGAATATTGatgggaaaaagaagaagaggaggatgaTGAGCAAGATTTTGGGGAGCTTGGTGAGCATAAGGAGCCTAGTGGTGGTTGGGGTTGCCATTCTGGTGGCCTTGATCATTGTCCTAGTTAAGATTGCTCAACGCAACCACCATCATCTGAACTCTTCATCACCTCACAACTATACCACCGCCCTTCACCAAGCGCTCCTCTTTTTCAACGCCCAACGCT CTGGAAAACTGCCAAAGGACAACAATGTTTCATGGAGAGGTGATTCCTGCTTGACTGATGGCAACTCTAACACCAAAACTCTGGTTGGTGGATATTACGACGCTGGAGACGCAAGCAAGTTGAGCTTCCCTGCATCTTTTGCCATGACCATGTTGAGCTGGAGTGTGATCGAATACAGTGCAAAATATGAAGCACTAGGAGAGCTAGACCATGTCAAGGGCATCATCAAGTGGGGCACAGATTACCTTCTCAACACCTTCAATTCCTCTGCTCATTCCATTGCCAATGTTGTTGCAGATGTTAGGGGAGGAGATCATGATGCTTACTCTCACGACTGTTGGATACGTCCTGAAGATATTGACCATCAAAGAACTGGACAAGAGTGTTATAACTGCCCAGCCCTCGCTGCAGAAATGGCTTCTGCTTTAGCTTCTGCATCCATTGTTTTCAAAGATAACATTAAGTACTCACAGAAACTTGTTCATGGTGCTGATTTACTCTTTAAATTTGCTACCAAACAGCAAGGTGCAAAGTATGCGGACGGTGCAGACCCGTCGTCCCCTCTCTACAATTCTACTGGTTTCTGGGATGAATTTCTGTGGGGGGGATCGTGGTTGTATCTTGCAACAGGGAATTTATCCTATCTTCAACTTGTTACTAACCCTGACTTGGTTGGGCATGAAAGGGCTTTGTGGACCGACTCTGATAATAGGGTACTTAGCTGGGACAACAAGCATGCTGGTGCTTTTTTGCTTCTAAGCCGACTGAGATTGTTCCTGAGTTACGGCTACCCCTACGAAGAGatgttgaaaaaatttcacagCCAGACTGAAGAAACAATGTGCTCCTACCTTCCTGTTTTCTCAAGCTTCAGAAGAACAAAAGGAGGGCTGATTCAGTTGAACCATGGAAGGCCAAAACCTCTTCAGTATGTAGTCTATGCAGCATTTTTGGCTCAACTATATAGTGACTACATTGACGCTATTTCTGCTCCTGGATGGTATTGTGGACCCACATTCTACTCCAATGTAGAACTGCGCAGGTTTGCCAGGACCCAAATTGATTACATTCTTGGCAAAAATCCTCGGGGTATAAGCTATGTTGTAGGCTTCAGTGAACATTTTCCACAGCATGTGCACCATAGAGGGGCATCCATTCCCCACAATAAGATCAAGTATGGTTGTAAAGGAGGATTGAAATGGAAAAACAGTCGGACACCGAATCCAAATACAATTGTCGGGGCCATGGTTGCTGGTCCTGATAAGCATGACAATTTCCAGGATGTCCGTTTCAATTACAACTACACTGAGCCGAGCCTTGTAGGAAATGCAGGTCTTGTTGCTGCACTTGTGGCACTATCCAGTGGAACCCCTGCTGGTATTGACAGAAACTCAATGTTCTATGCAGTTCCTCCCCTGACTTCACccccaccacctcctccatcACCTTGGATACCCTGA